CGCGCGATTCCCCTCACTTTTGTGAATAAGAATCATTATCAATATAGGCTGTATTTGCCAAATAATCAAGCGTGTGCACCAACAGAGTGCGGCAGGCCAAGCGAGGCGCATCGTCCGGCCTTCTGCGATAATGCAGGCGCTGATAAAATATTTTCCTCATTGAAAGAAATGCATGCGTACATGGATCGCTTGTGCCGGATGGTTGTGTGTCGTGTCGCTGGGGCAAGCCCAGGAACACGCGCCGCCGGCTGTTCCCGCGCCGCTGCAGAGCGCCAGCGTGCAGTCCGCCACGGATGCCGCATCCGCCCCATCTGCTGCGCCGACGGTAGCGGCGCCCGCAGAGGACGCCTTGCCTTCGCAAACGGTGACGATCACGGCCAACAGCGACGCCAAGGCGCCGCGCATCCGTTTCACGGCTTACCGCGAGAGTTATCTGACGGCCAGGAAAGTGTGGCAAGTGTCGAGCGGCAGCGTGGTCATGGCCCTGCGCCTGATTCCCGCCAAGCTCAGTGCCACCATCGACGATGTGCGCGTGGCCCTGCAAGGCAATGGTGCTGCCGTGCCGATCAAGGTGTCCGCCGGCGGCGTGTTTGTCGTGCCGCTCAACGACGACATCGCCGCGCAAGATGGCACTTTCCTGGTGAACAAGGGCAGGGGCGAGTTGACGGCCAATATCGTGCTCCAGCCATCCGTGGCGCGCGATGCATGGAACGTCACGCGCGTGGGGCAAGTCTTGCACGACGCGCGGCGCGCCGTGCGGGCCATCACGCCGTGGTACAAGCGGCCGTTCGCCAGCGATGTGCAATCGCTGGCCTTTTGCGCCACCGAGCGGGGCAGCGCCTTGCAGCTGATGGATGGCGAGCAACTGATCGCCACCTTGCCCATGAATGAGGCTGCCGTCAACGACATCAAGCAGCCCGTGTTTTGCAAGATTTTCGACGGCGAAGACAAATACCCGGGACATTACCGCGTCGTCCTGCCCGAGCAAGCCACGGTGCTGCTGCTGTAATTAGCTGCTAGTTCGGCTGGCGCTGCACCAGCTCCAGCGCCGCCGCCAGAGCCAGGTCCATGGTGGCCTGATGGAAGATCAGCCATTGCGGCAGCAGCGACAGCGCATGGCGTCCCTGTTCCAGGTCGCCTTCATCGACGGCGGCCCACGCATGGTGCAAGCCGCTGAGCACGCGCGCATGCTGTTCCCGGTGATTCGCCAGCGAGGGGAAGGCGATTTGTTCCATCAAATCCTCTTCCTCGCGGAAATCGCGCTCGACGGCCGCAATCAGCTCGCGAAACGCCACGCTGAAATGCTGGTCGCTCAACTTGCCCAGCCGCGCCAGCTCCTGAAACAGCGCCTCATGCGCCTCGTCGATGGCGGGAACGCCCAGCGCCATCTCATCTTTCCAAGCCGATATACCCATGCCGATACTCCCGGTTAAGTCCGTCGCGATGCGAAGCGGACTGTTCCAGTGTGGACGCGGCGACGCTTCAAATCCATGACCTGAATCAAAAATATGGTAAAGAGGGGGAGGGGGAGGCACAGAGAAATGAAGGAAAACGGGGAACAAATCCCCATCCGCAATAAAGCGGTTCTAAATGAGGCAAGCTGCTACCTAGCGCGTCTTATTGCCGAGGCCAATGACTCCACATGGCATGGGCATCGACATTCGGCACCAGCATCTGCTGTCCGGCCGACGTCTGCATCGCGTCGCGCAGCACGAGGGGCACGAGCAGCAAGGCCGACAGGGCAAGGCAGGCCAGCACTTTGAGCGTCAACATGGTCGTCTCCCGGTGTCCCGGTGGCGGCGCGGGGATGCGGCGCCTGCCGGTCACTTCCTATGTACTTCCATGCTTGCAGTTTAGTTCATCTGATTGAAACTTCAACTAATTGCTGTGATGCACTGCACCAGTTCGCCTGTTGCCAGGGACTTATTTGGCCTTGCGGCTGCGCCGTGCCTTGCCAGTTGGCGGCAGGAATGAATCGAACCACACTTGCGTCAGTTGCCGCGTATTTTTCGCCGCTTCGCGCTTGACGGCGGCCGTGGCGTGGCCGCGCGCCGTGTTGGCGATGCGGTTGGCGGCGCTCAGGTACATGCTCATCCAGGGGTTTTTCATGGCTAGCCTCGCAGACGGTGGGTGGGGATGTCTCCACTCTAGTCCGATGGCTGGCGCCGACTGTGCGCCCGCCCACATAGCCGGGCGGCGCCGCAGGCTGGCTGAGGCAGATCAATACACGTCGCGGCGGTAGCGTCCCGCCGCCAGCAGGGCGTCGAGGCCTTCCTGGCCCAGCACTTCTTGCAGCACAGCATCGATTCCTGCCGCCATGCCGTGCAGGCTGCCGCACACGTAGACGATGGCGCCTTGCGCCAGCCACTCGCGCAGTTCGTGGGCGTTGGCGCGCAGGCGGTCTTGCACGTATTCCCGAGTTTCAGCATCGCGCGAAAAGACCTTGTCCAGGCGCGCCAGGTGGCCAGCGTCGAGCCAGCCTTGCAACTCTGCGCCGCAGACGCTGTCAAAAGCTTGCTGCCGTTCGCCAAACAGCAGCCAGTTGCGGCCCAGCCCCGCCCGCTGGCGTGCGCGCAGGTGCGCACGCAGGCCCGCCAGGCCGGAACCGTTGCCGATGTAAATGCAGGGCACGTCGACCAGGGCGGGGGCGAAGGCGGGATTGGCTTGCAGGCGCAGGCGGATGGGGCTGCCCAGCGGGGCGAAGCGCGTGAGCCAGCCGGAACAGATGCCATGTCCCTCGTTTTCGCTGCCCGCATGGCGTTCCTGGCGCACCAGCAATTGCAGTTCGCCATCGGACGGCAGCGAGGCGAGCGAGTAGCTGCGCGGCGCGTGATGGGCACTGTCGGGGTGGCTACCCTCACCCTCGCTGCCGTCCGCGTTGCATCCGATAATTTCCGCCAGCGCGCCCGCTTCCCAGGTGGCGCCGGCCGGGCCCGTTAAGGTGATTTCATGCAGTTCGCCACCCTGGCTGCCCGGGTTGAGCAGCACGCGGCGCGCCAGGCGCCACTCGGCGTACGAGGCTTCTTCCTGCACGCCGATGGCGTCGATGGCGCTGCCGCTGCAGCGGGCCAGCGCTTGCGACCAGTCGGCCAGGGCGGCAGGGTCGTGCTTGTCCACTTCGATCAACGGGAACAAGGGCGTGGCGCCCAGCGCCTGCAGTTGCTGCGCCAGCGCATGGCCGAAGCCGCAGAAGGCGCTGTAATGGCGGTCGCCCAGGGCCAGCATGCCCACTGCCAGGCCGGCCAGCGGCGTGCCGGTGGTCGCTTGCAGCAGGCGCGCGAAGCGGCGCGTGCCGTCCGGCGCTTCGCCTTCGCCAAAGGTGCTGGCGACGATCAGGGCCCGCTCGTACTGGCGCAATTGCGCGGGATCAAAGCGGTCCAGCGATTGCACGTCGACGGCCACGCCAGCCTGCTGCAGGGCGCGCGCGCTTGCCAAAGCCAGGCGTTCGGCCTGGCCCGACTGGCTGGCGTAGGCGACGAGCGTCGGCAAGCCGGTATTTTGCTTGTCCACTGCACCGGCGCCCAGCATGGCGCGCTGCGCTTGCACAGCTCGCTTAGCCTTGCGGCGACCCAGGTACAACATCCAGCCCGTGATGGCGAACAGGGGCAGGCCCAGGCTGGCCAGGGTGACGATGATGCGGCCCGGCAAGCCGAAATACGTGCCCATGTGCAGCGGATAAATGATGTTGACGAGGCGCGCACCGAGCCCCTGCTGGCTGTACGGCTCGTTTTCCGTGAGCGTGCCGTCGGCAGGGGCAATGCTCATGCGGCTGCGCGCCCGTTCGTGTGGTGCGTCGCTGGCCAGCCACGTGAATTGCACGGCTTCGCCGGCGCGTGTCGGCAGGCGCAGCGTAGCCAGGGTCCAGCCGGGGGCATGTTGCTGGAAGCTGCTCCAGGCCAGGCTGATGTCGACGGCGGGCGCATCCTTTTTCTCTTTGGATACACGCTTGGGCGATTGCGCTGCGCGCGGCGGC
Above is a genomic segment from Janthinobacterium sp. 64 containing:
- a CDS encoding bacteriohemerythrin; this translates as MGISAWKDEMALGVPAIDEAHEALFQELARLGKLSDQHFSVAFRELIAAVERDFREEEDLMEQIAFPSLANHREQHARVLSGLHHAWAAVDEGDLEQGRHALSLLPQWLIFHQATMDLALAAALELVQRQPN
- a CDS encoding PepSY domain-containing protein, producing the protein MTTSSLPQLRASTDAVSAARQPSAAPQQRRWHWTWKQVWFQLHWFIGITAGTVLVIIGLSGATLAFKDELLDVMNPGVRHVPVETRAPLTPAQLSNIAAAEHGQRVASITMYAEAGATPRLFFAPKNGQRRGESIYLHPYTGATQPALAGAEFFEWTESLHRWLLLPRDPGRQVAGALALCLLGLALSGLYLRWPRRPLDWRTWLTFDPALKGRSFLWNLHAVAGTWCLVVYVALTLTGIYWSYDVVRDNIDAWAGKPPRAAQSPKRVSKEKKDAPAVDISLAWSSFQQHAPGWTLATLRLPTRAGEAVQFTWLASDAPHERARSRMSIAPADGTLTENEPYSQQGLGARLVNIIYPLHMGTYFGLPGRIIVTLASLGLPLFAITGWMLYLGRRKAKRAVQAQRAMLGAGAVDKQNTGLPTLVAYASQSGQAERLALASARALQQAGVAVDVQSLDRFDPAQLRQYERALIVASTFGEGEAPDGTRRFARLLQATTGTPLAGLAVGMLALGDRHYSAFCGFGHALAQQLQALGATPLFPLIEVDKHDPAALADWSQALARCSGSAIDAIGVQEEASYAEWRLARRVLLNPGSQGGELHEITLTGPAGATWEAGALAEIIGCNADGSEGEGSHPDSAHHAPRSYSLASLPSDGELQLLVRQERHAGSENEGHGICSGWLTRFAPLGSPIRLRLQANPAFAPALVDVPCIYIGNGSGLAGLRAHLRARQRAGLGRNWLLFGERQQAFDSVCGAELQGWLDAGHLARLDKVFSRDAETREYVQDRLRANAHELREWLAQGAIVYVCGSLHGMAAGIDAVLQEVLGQEGLDALLAAGRYRRDVY